In Phoenix dactylifera cultivar Barhee BC4 chromosome 11, palm_55x_up_171113_PBpolish2nd_filt_p, whole genome shotgun sequence, the following are encoded in one genomic region:
- the LOC103713235 gene encoding cytochrome P450 CYP72A219-like: protein MVEAAMWRGTAETLWRIGWGVVGLLLVLRAWRGLEWVWWRPKRLERALRGQGLRGSRYRFLHGDLKETARLNKEARSKPMPFSHDIVPRVSPIFHRAIKENGKISITWLGPVPRVTIMNPELVREVLSNKFGHFTKPKLNPLGQLLARGLADYEGEQWAKHRRILNPAFHLEKLKRMLPAFSACCGELVSRWEKSIGSLGYYELDVWPELQNFTGDVISRTAFGSSYAEGRRIFQLQAEQAELVIKAVQTVYIPGYRFLPTPINNRRKEIYREVRALLRGIIEKREKAIKLGEASNDDLLGVMIEYNLKHFQEHGNSKNTGMTTEEVIEECKLFYFAGQETTSVLLTWTMIVLSMHPSWQVRAREEVLELFGKNRPDYDGLNRLKIVTMILYEVLRLYPPVILLNRITYKTMKLGDITYPAGVLLTLPVIFIHHDPEIWGKDASEFNPERFAEGISKASKGQLAFFPFGWGPRTCIGQSFALLEAKMGLSMILQHYSFELSPSYVHAPYAAITLQPQHGAQIRLRRV, encoded by the exons ATGGTGGAGGCCGCCATGTGGAGAGGAACAGCTGAGACTCTGTGGAGAATAGGATGGGGAGTGGTGGGTCTGTTGTTAGTGCTGCGGGCTTGGAGAGGGTTGGAATGGGTTTGGTGGAGGCCGAAGAGGCTGGAGAGAGCGCTCCGGGGCCAGGGGTTGAGGGGCAGCCGGTATCGCTTCCTCCACGGCGACCTCAAGGAGACCGCCCGGCTCAACAAGGAGGCCCGGTCCAAACCCATGCCTTTCTCTCACGACATCGTCCCTCGCGTCTCTCCCATCTTCCATCGCGCTATCAAGGAAAACG GTAAAATCTCCATTACTTGGCTTGGACCTGTACCTAGAGTAACTATTATGAATCCAGAGTTGGTAAGGGAAGTTTTGTCCAACAAGTTTGGCCACTTCACAAAACCAAAACTAAACCCTCTCGGACAGTTGTTAGCTAGAGGACTTGCAGATTATGAAGGTGAACAATGGGCCAAACATAGGAGGATTCTAAATCCTGCTTTCCATCTGGAGAAGTTGAAG CGCATGTTGCCAGCATTCTCTGCTTGTTGTGGTGAATTGGTTAGCAGATGGGAGAAATCGATTGGTTCTTTGGGATATTATGAATTAGATGTTTGGCCTGAGCTCCAGAACTTTACAGGAGATGTGATCTCTCGAACAGCATTTGGTAGCAGCTATGCAGAAGGTAGACGGATTTTCCAACTTCAAGCAGAGCAAGCCGAGCTTGTTATTAAGGCTGTTCAGACTGTGTATATTCCAGGTTACAG GTTTCTGCCTACCCCAATCAAcaacagaagaaaagaaatttatAGAGAGGTTCGAGCACTCCTAAGAGGCATAattgagaagagagagaaggctATAAAATTGGGTGAAGCTAGTAATGATGACTTATTGGGTGTGATGATAGAATATAATTTGAAACACTTCCAAGAACACGGGAACTCCAAGAACACTGGGATGACCACCGAAGAGGTGATTGAAGAGTGTAAACTATTCTACTTTGCAGGGCAAGAGACTACATCTGTGTTACTCACATGGACAATGATTGTCTTGAGTATGCATCCAAGCTGGCAGGTTCGTGCAAGAGAAGAGGTTTTAGAACTCTTTGGGAAAAACAGACCAGATTATGATGGCTTGAACCGCCTAAAGATT GTGACTATGATTCTTTATGAGGTTCTCAGGTTGTACCCGCCTGTAATTCTACTCAACCGCATAACATACAAAACAATGAAACTTGGAGATATCACTTACCCTGCAGGTGTGCTACTCACACTGCCTGTAATCTTCATTCATCATGACCCAGAAATCTGGGGCAAAGATGCCAGTGAGTTCAATCCAGAGAGATTTGCAGAAGGGATTTCAAAGGCATCAAAAGGTCAGCTAGCATTTTTTCCATTTGGTTGGGGTCCTCGGACTTGTATCGGACAGAGTTTTGCTTTGCTGGAAGCTAAGATGGGATTAAGCATGATTCTTCAGCACTACTCATTTGAGCTTTCCCCGTCCTATGTCCATGCTCCATACGCTGCTATAACTCTTCAACCCCAGCATGGTGCTCAAATTAGGTTACGTAGAGTCTGA